ATCTTCATAACAAGTGGCAGCCTTGGAGGAGTGGGTAAGACCAGCAATTCAGGAAACCCCAGCAGTCCTACCACGGTGATAAATGTCAGCATGATGAGCATCCCCGGTGACGGCAGCAAAGGATATGGCTCAGACAACGTGATAGTGGAGGATATGAGCAGTGTTAGCTTTACTAGCACTGTGAAAGCCCCTGGGAACCTGGTAAACTACAACAACTTCCCCACCAAGGTGGAGGAGACAGCAGAGGTAGAAATTGGTGGTGAAGAAATGTTGGCAAACAGGCCTCTCACAGACTTGGAGATTGGCATGTACGCTCTTTTGGGCGTCTTTTGCCTCGCTATCCTGGTGTTCTTGGTAAACTGTATTTCACACGTTGTTAAGTTCAGACACAAGAAGCCTCCCTCTCATACCCATGAGCCAACAGGGCACAGGCATGACTGGGTATGGCTCGGCACAGACGCTGAGCTGGTGATGAGTGTGCCAGGTAGCCCTGTGCAGCAAGACTCCCAGACTACCACCACCGTGATAGACATTGGGCCTGATAAGACCACCTCTCTGTCCAGGAGGTCCAGTTGCTTGGCCTCTGTTACAGACTCTCCCCCTGGTTGTGTGGGCTCCCTCAGGAGCAAACCTATGCACACCGAGTCACTCCACTCGCCGACcagcaagagaaagagagtcCAGTTCACCACCTTCTCCACAATGGAACGCCAGCATTCACCACCCAGGGAGAACGGCTATGGCATCCACTGGGTTGGCAAGGAGAACAGTTTTGAGGAGGAACCCCATGTGCCCATCACAGAGCCTGGGGACCGGTTATAATACAGAACCTGATCAGACCTCACATGTAcagtatacagtgccttgcataagtattcaccccccttggactttttcccattatgtactgttactaactggaattcaaatagacttaaataaactttttcccgtttgatcaacaaaacatgcatagtactttggaggtgcaaaataaattttattgtgacacaaacaataatgagaacaaaaaagttgacatctgttgggtgcataagtattcacccccctgtgtcaatacttggtagaaccccctttcgctgcaattacagctgcaagtcttttggggtatgtctctaccagctttgcacatctagagatggaaaggtttgtccattcttcttggcaaaaaagatgaagctcagtcagattggatggagaccgtctgtgaaccgcaatcttcaagtcttgccatagattctctattggattgaggtctgggctttgactgggccattttaagacattaacattctttaatccaaaccattcctttgtagctctggctgtatgtttagggtcattgtcctgctggaagatgaacctccgccccagtctcaagtcttttgcagactgcatcagattttcttcaaggatttccctgtatttggctccatccatctttccctctattctgaccagtttccctgtacctgctgaagagaagcatccccacagcatgatgctaccaccaccatgtttcactgttgggatggtgtgctcagggtgatgggcagtgttgggttttcgccacacatagcgttttgcattgaggccaaaaagttcaattttggtctcatctgaccagagcaccttcttccacatgtttgctgtgtctcccattttttatggatccctttcaacaatggctttcttcttgccactcttccataaaggccagatttgtggagtagacgactaatagttgtcctgtggacagattctcccacctcagctgtggatctctgcaactcctccagagtaaccatgggcctcctggttgcttctctgattaattttctccttgtccgactcttcagtttgggtggacggcctcctcttggtaggtttgcggttgtgccatattctttccattttcttatgatggattttatggtgctcagagagatgttcaaagctctggatatttttttataacctaaccctgcttcatatttctccacaactttatccctgacctgtttggtgagctccttggtcttcatgatgctgtttgttcagtaatgatctccaacaaactctgagtccgtcacagaacaggtgtatttatactgagattaaattgcagacaggtggaccctatttactaattatgtgacttgcaaatgtgacttgtgaatgcaattggtcgcaccagatctttgttaggggtttcacagtaaagggggtgaatacatatgcactcaacacttttcagatttttatttgtaaataattgtgaaatccatgtaatatttccccccacttccaaatgatgcactattttgtgttggtccattacataaactcacgatgaaatacattttaatctgtggttataccatgacaaaatgtagaaaagtccaaagggggtgaatacttatgcaaggcactgtatgtggcTTTGATCACCTCAATGCCTTTGTAAACTCCAACAACTGTGAAGAACATGTGATTTTGGAATTGCCCTCCTCTACATTTCATTACCTATCAAGGCCTTTTACATGTACATGTACTGTATAATATTGTTAATATTGGTGAGTGGATGCGTAGGGAGACGTTAAAGATGGCTGACCAGATGGACTCTACGCAATATTTACATAATGTTTAAAGCCACCCAATGTTATTGCTGCATGTGGATATCTACTTCTCTAATTTTTGCACTCACATGCTGGGATATAGTGTAGACACACTGACAAAGTATCTCAAATTACAAACCCAATATATCCAATTTCCAGTTATAATATAGAACTCAGTCTGACAGATATAGATTTCACCAAAACTGTGGCTTTGATCAAACATAATACTGGCTGAAATTGGTGTTTTGTATTATGAAATATCCAGGACCATTTTCTTtgtaaatttaattaattaatttttcattaaattttCTCTCATTAAAATTCTATGATCTTGACTGTTGCCTTTCAATTGATTTTCTAATATAAGACGCTTACCAGTTGGTAACAGTATGCTGGTCAGTTACTGATGTCTATATTTTGTGTAATGTTTCATTGTACAGCGTGACATAGTGCAAAACATTTGAGAGAACAATCACGTTTTTCTAACCATCCAGGGCCCAATGTGTTGCCAAAATCAACCTTTGAAATggcaaataacaacaacattttgTGCCACGTTGCCCTTTAAACAAATTGAGTTTTTGCTATCCTCTGGAATCTGTACAAGCCAACCATTGTgctttattaaaaatgaatgtggTAGCAAACAGACTGCAGGGGAAAGCAACATTTGAAGCATTTTTAGCAACTGTAGATTAGCTGATCCTGCACTGCATCTGAAAGAAAATCAAGATTTAATGGCACTTTCAAGAATTGATGCTGTTTGCAATACAAGCTGTTTGTATTACAAACAGATTTTGTGCCTCACTACACATTTTCAGATCATCACCCAGTTAAAAACAACCCGTGGAGCTGTTTGCCTTTTTTATTAAGTAGTTCCGATGACTCTCATACACATTATTAACCATAAATACAGTACATTATCAATTTCTAATACagtacataaaatatattgacAAGGCAAACAACCCATTTCTACTGTAGTTCTTGTGTTCAAAGTGCTCTGCTGCATCATTTCAGTTTGGCAGTGCAGATAAAACCGGATTAATTTGTAGAAGACACGTGTGAAAATGGCATGTACAGAATGCCCTGTAGATACACCCGTGTATGTCCCTGTTGCTACTGTTCCTGAGAAAGTCGAGTTGAATGCGGTGATCTTAGTGCAGAATGTCCACCAGCCGCTGGTAggtttctctctcttgtttcaAGCTGTGATGCTCTTCTACGTAGAGTTTTCCGTTGTgcaccactctctctctcagctcgtCATCTGACAACAGCCTCTGAGCTTGATGCACAAATTCCTGGCcagaaaaaaagcaaaataagTCTAATTTACTGCCTGATGCCACTTGAAGCTGGTCATGGAAGTTGCCAgaagataaatgtttttttaagcaATTAAGACAATCGAGGACATAAGAACAGAGCTCAGATAAAAGGCCCTGCACTGATTAGTAAATACTTCAAAAATACATTGCCAAAGGATTGAGATATTTGTGTCTCCAGAGCCAAATAGGACTTTCCAAAAGACCTTCATAGTCCATCCTGTAAGAGCTGCCACCTCTCATTTAATTAGAAAGAAAGGAGAAACCAAATCAAGTTACtgcaaacatttaaacaacactACCCAACCAGCTGTCACAGGACAATAAGGATTTATTAATTATACATAAAAAATGAGTAATGTTGCCATCACTGAGCATTGAATGAAATGTAGGTTAGCCACAAAGCATCCTGAATACTAGTTGCTCAACTGTTGGCCCATAAGACTGAGAGAAGCCTCCAACAAAAGGACGCTAAAGTGCCTTAAAGTATTCCTACAGCGTGGCAGCCAACATTTGCTGCCGCAGAGAGCCAATAGGCACACAAACTTTTAGGCACTGCCAGTCAGCAGGCCACTTCACTTTACTTCACTTCAGTCAAGTGATGTGATTATGTCTGAAGAGGCTCTTAGTTGGAAACAGCTCTTCTCTGTGGCCATATGAGAGCAATAAATCCTCAGCAACAGGATTAAAGCTCAACTTATGAGCAGCATGCTTATAATCACTTCACTCCGTGCAAATGAAGGAGCCAGACAGGGGAGGACGTTCACTTTCCCCCCCtacttgtttgtttcttttacaCATTAGATGATACCTGTGCACGTGTAATAACATTGAAAGCCCATATAATGAGGAAAAACTGACAGAATGATCTGAAATGAGACAGGATTTTGATAGGTGAAATAAAAGTAGATCAACCACAAGGAAAGTTTTTGGCTGAAAGACCAGCGCTCGCTGCCCATTAGTCCTGGCTGAGGTCGTGGTTTATCCAGCCCAAGTCGCTGCAACCATCTGTGAGAGCTTCCTCCTGGCAGATCAGCTGAGCACGTGACCCCCCTGGGGAGGACTTATCTCTACCGTTACGGCAACATCACGCTAGATGACAGCAGCATGCTCAAGCCCTCTGTCAGCTGGCCTTAACCTATGTCATCCTGTCTTTGCATGGGACCTCATTAAATATCGGAATGAAGTGTTCTCAAGGGGGCTCTCTTTCCTGCTTGCTGCTACTCGTTGCATCACTAGGTGATAATGGTATATCTTTGCTCCCTGAATGCTTCACTTTCTGAATCTAACCTGGGCACCTGAGTAAACATCAACATTGTTAACATTATTTTACCTATGTTTGGACTAATGATAAGAATTGAAATTACAAGATGTATCAATAAGATGTAAAGTTGGAGTACTCTTTCTCAAAAGTTTCTACGCTTCTAAAGATACATCCTGAGGCTGGGCTTCAATACTACGCATTAGCATTAAGTACTCTTCCAGTCAGCGCAGGGGTATATGCAGTAGATTCTCTGTGCAGGCCCTCAACACAGTGTTAGACAGTGTTACACAAGCTTAATGGGGCTTAACGCATATGGTGACCTGGTCAGTGACTGTCACTATATACCTTAGGAGACGAGTACAACAGGCCAGTGAACTCATGCTGCACCACAGCTGAATTTCCTGGAATGTCCCTGGCCAGCACAGGTACCCCGAGGTCCATGGCCTATTGGAGCAGAAAGAACATTACACACTCAAAAGTCTCAAACACTGAGATTCGAAATAAGTACGGACAAAAGTTACTCACTCTTTATATTCTCATCAagggattaaaaaagaaaagcaccTGAGCTCCGTGGAAATTGTGCTGCTCGGCTCCTCTACACTTCGGTGCCGAGTTGAGTTCACTTACAGAATTAACATCTGTATCCGCTAATACCTTCAGCAGGTTGTTGAGTGAAACATGTTAACATACTAATCAGACTTTAAGCCCACTGTGGATTGTCTTAATCGACTGTGTTTAAAAGAGATTAAGTGGATTTGCAGGTTTTGCTCACTCAGGAATGGGAAGATTTGAGTCAAGCAATTAATTTGGGTAATTGTCCCTGAGGTGGTCAGATAACATTGTAGCAGGGATAAGGACTCCTGTAAATACTCACATCCGATAAATCGAGTTCTCATTCCCTTAATGTTAATCTGCACCACAATGCAGGAGCAACAGAACGATAAATTGAATTTAACAGCATAAATGTCGAAGGCACGACACGGTGTCCTACAATTACCCATGAGCCCTGAAGATGTTTACCTCCAAGATCGCTGCTGACATGCCCTCTGAGATGGAGCTGTTGACCATGGCGAAGCACCTTTTCATGGCAGCGTGAAGCTCCTGTTGGCTCCTCTCCTGGGCCAGGAAGACCCCTGCTGTTCTGCAGACACAGTGGCAAAGCTCAGTCCTGCGTTACTCAGGGTTCACAGAGGCATGAATGATTCTGAGCAGCAGTGACAAGCTCAGGGCAGGAAACATGGCTACATGCACAGAGTGTGCAGGTAAAGTCCTAACCGGAGAGGGCAGCTTCCTGCCGCACAGATCGCTGTTGCGGTGAAGGCCCCCGGCGAAAAACTGAAAGCCAAGACTAGAGAGCAGCGTGACAGGAAAAGAAAGGATCTTGATGCTCCCCTCAAATCGGCATTCTGTTCAGATTATGCTAAAATAAATGTAAGCAATCATTTCGTGTACCGCATGGGATGAATACATGGTAGAGCAGTCATCAAATTTGTTATGGAGCAAGATCTTGGAAATTAATCTGTCAGATCTCAAGTTTGCTTTTATGAGACGTGCAATTGATTAAAAAgattcaacaaaataaaacagatggtTTACCTTTGAACAACAGCTTCCAATTCGACAGTAAACACAGGATCAATCTGAAAGATTAAAAATTACAAAGACGCGTGAAAACCCTTATCTGAGCACTGTTCTCATCAAGGACGGCAACAATGACTTAATCAGgaggacaaaataaacaatgacGCAAAATGTATAATTTCTATTCAGAGCAAATCATTATCTGCAAATCATGTATTTTCAGAGATTGGGGTCAGGATGGGTTGGTTGACCAATCTGATTAATTGCAATGTGGGATTTGCCTGCATTAGCTTGCCCACAGAAAAATCAAAGCATAGTAATTTAGGTCAAAGATGCTACGAAGCAGGATCCTTagtttttcttctctgtctgtcaTTTTATAGCTCGTGGAATTTCTAAATTGAATATGCTTTGCAGCAAATGTGCATTAAAATTAAAGAATTTGATctgagaattttttttgtatacTACTGTAATCTGGGATTAAGCAGACATTGTAGAACCAGCGGGGGATAGATCACGATAAAGGCTGcattaacaaacacaaatgatttaAGCACAGATTCTCTGCTGTCCCGCAGTGAGTCAACAGAAAACAGAGGGGAGGGACTTCAGTAGTCCGAAGGGGAAGGCAGATGTTACGCCAATGTTTTTGCTTGTCCAAGTGAATCTGtcatatttttccttttctgaGATAATCACGATGCTCTCTTTTCCTCTACTACATAATTTCTTGTTCTAAAGCAACTCACAAGGTGCAAATGTCTGCTACTGTGTCAGCTCTatcattatttatcattatatttTCACAGTAAGCTTTCAGTTAATTTTCTTTCATTGTGGTAGAAAGTATGCTGCAGATCGTGTTGCTTGAAAAAAGCCCAGTTACCGAGCAGTGAAATGTGTCATCGCTCACAAACTGACCTGAATTTCACTCTTAATGACAGATGCTGTGCAGCCAGACCACTTATTACTTTCATGAAGTAGCTGTGGATTCATGGTGCATCAGGACAGCCCCAACCAAACATGTCTCAATCTAACTTCTGTCTATTTTTTGATTTTACAGTATCCTCATTAATGTCAAGCAATGTTTACGTTTCGTTATCTGTGGAATCCTGAATTTATCAACGGCGTAATCTGACAgtcataaaaaatacatgtttatcATGAGAATAATATATGGCTTTTCATTTctcagatgaacaaacaaacaaacacgcttCCACTGTGATTCAGGGGTGTTGAGATGAATCACACGTCTCTGCTTCCACTGAACCATTTCATCAAACAGCCAGAAAGCCGAGCAGAGCAAGACGCTTCAGTCCATGTCTAATTGAGTTGTTTACAAGCAAAACTAAAGCAGAACATGCCTCTTGCCTGACTCCGCTGTTTGATGCTACACTAGAATACGGTACGATGATGTCATATCAAAGCAAGTCAAAGGTCGAGAGGAGATGAAGACAAACATACAGCGAAATCAGCGAGTGGGAAATTGGAAATAAAATCAGGGAAAACACAGAAGAGCTGTAAGAGCATTGAGGcgcctgatgctgctgctgctgcccgggATATGACTTCTTTCTGCAGAACAGCATAAAAGTGcaatcagtaaaaaaaactcacagtAAATGTAAAGGCTGATTTATGAATATCATAAATCATGGCAGGCTGTAAGAGTTCAATTGATTTTTCTTCCAGCTACTAGACTTGTGCAGTCAGTGAATGTGCAGTTAATGTCTTCCAGGATGACACATAGGAAGGAAGCATGATGTTGTGTGACAGGGCTAACTGCTTTCTACCAGCACACGTCCAGATAGATGCCCATCCATGTGTATTAAAATGAGGTAGCTCTGCACAGGTCACTAGACAAACGTGAGTGCTAATCTGGGGTATGAAATGCATCAGTAGACCACAcactacagctgctgctgctgaccccCCGCCCTGTGTTTAGAACACTGCCATTTCCTCCCGGCGATGACTGTTAATTCCAGCTAAACAGCTAAAGCCAGTATCTCTGCTACATCCAATTAGAGGCATCCTGTATTCCCAGGGCAGGTTTCGAGGTAATTTAACCGTACAAAGAGTCACAGTACAGAAGGAGAACACATGGCGagtatgaaaataaacataCTGACTTTCTGTATAATTGGTACATACCTTTGGCCCAATAATGATCAGCACATTCAGTGGATTCTCACAGTGCCACTCTATAAGACACACAATGTAAAtggtgatgtaaacaaaaacaacattagcatgaaaaacaaattaacagTCGCAGCTTTCTTATTGGTTACTGCAGCATATATTTGTCCCTCTTCCGTGAAAATCAAGCTTTAAACATGTCAAGATGTTTTGCCTTGTATAAGatataagattttttttaaattgaaatatgtatttaatgttACTGGCTGAATATTTCCATCTTAACACTGAAGTGAACAAATACCATTCTGAAACCAAAATAGAACAGCACAGTTAAGCGCAGACgttcgccaaggcccaacagtcccatgaagttcaatcaagctgcaccaaattgcacacactcatagatatagGTCTTCTAAATGTGCCTGGTTCATTTTTCAGCTAGATCCAATAATTATTACCTTGGAAAttggtgaaagaaaaaaaaaaaggcctttATCTTTATTTCAAAAGAAGTGAAAAAACTGATATTCATCGCTCCCACACTAAATGTAATTGGTTCTCCCATGACCCGTACCGCATCCTTCCagtatttttgtgtaatcctgctgaataAAAAACTcataaatgcagatgaaaatataACATTCTTGCCAGAGTTAACAAACCAATCCTGTCAACTTGCAGCTGGGGCTAAGGAGCTGGATGACGCTCCTCAACTACAGGGGAACTGTGAGGGTGGCGAGACAGTGAACAGGGGCAGGGCCATATCATTTTTACAAACTTTGGGAAAATGTAATATTGAGGAATAAAGAGTAGTTTCAGGGGCTCTAACAACCTCCTGGAGTGCAACTATCTTGTTTGAACAGTGATATTCAATTCAAATGAAGGCCATGTGACAATCCACACATCTCTATCTGGATAATACAATCATACAGTATAGTTTAACGCCCTCTaccataaatgtgttttatgaaagccaaataaaataaaaagatgataATTGGCAATAGATTGGACATCATCATCAGAAAAAAATATGCCGaaccaaacaataaaaacaagtctCAACTAGAAAGTGTGTCTTTGTGGGGGCGCAGAATAAGCTGTCAGAAGAATCTCATAGCTCTTTCACATAAATTTTCAATTAGCTGAAACTCAACCACAGAGCTCTAACATCATTCTTAAGTCATGAGGACAGAGGCCACGACAAGAAGCCAGTGAGGAAGGCTGTGGGAGTCCACCTGAACCTGAGGTTGACACAGGCGAAAACATGTCTGCATGGCAGCCCATCTTGATGGCCTGCCTACAATATGTGTTCcagctttttattttcagtacATATATAATTCCAATAGATTGTTATTCCTAGGTCTCATTTGGTGACTATGGGTGACTGGGCCTTTGTTGTTAAAGCCCAGAAGCTGTGGAACAGTTTACCCCCTGAGATCTGACAAGCAACATCAAAAGCATCTTTAAAATGTCCTCTTTTTATGAATATTTGACATATAATgcgttttcttttgtgtgtaaCTTCATTTTCTACCCTGCTGTTGCATGAACTGATTATCTTTCTCATtctatgtaaataaagtttaatattatCCCTTATATTTTGGAAACAAAAATACCTACATGGTTTACCTGAAAATACCTTCACCAGATAGAGGGGGTCCTTGACTCTTCTGAGGCCACAGACCAACAGGAAGACACGCAGCTCATCCGCATGCTCAGTGCTTACACCTGGAGAGACGCcagacacaaagaaagacagCACCACAATATCAAAACACTGCATAATGAACATCCCAAGTACATCGGCATATAATGAAAGCAATACATCACCCAAGGTCATGAGGAAAGAAAGACAGCGGTGACTAATGTGCTCCCACAATTCTCTGATCAGAGCTGTAACACTCAAGAGGGCAATAGTCTGCTGAAAACATTGGAAGGTTGCCGCATAATCAGAGTGTAACACAGCATCATAACTACAGAGCCAGAGTATTCGCTCACTGAGCAGACCTAGATTAAAATGAGATAACCCGGCGCCATGctaaaaacatcaaatattttTAATAGAGAGGCCGGGCCACTAAATCAACTCTCTTCCCAGCCCATCCAACTTTCAGGATCAATCCGAAGATTAGTCGTAAACTGGCTGCAATACAACTGTGATCACTTCCATTTTCTACCGTGGACTGCATTTGACTTTGTAGAGGCAGAGTATATGGGCTGGGAGCCTCGGGAAAGAGCCCTGCTCTGGGGTGATGGCAGCAGACACTGGACTTAGCAATGAGCAAATCCTCTAATGAACTTTAACTAGATAATTACTTCTCACCGTACCTCATAGGCAGGGTTCGTATAGAAGGTGGGCTGAGTTACATTCACAGCTACTTGTGGTGAGTGGCGTGAGCAGGGAGACTAGTTGTTTTAAAGGGCGCTACTTTCTGGAAGTGAGTATCCATGAGTCCTTAAGCAAAGAGGTGTAACCCTGATTTAAACGTCCACCATAATGGAGATTACCAGTCATTCAAGTAGCTGTGTGAGGCTGGACTTCGGCACAGTAGTGTTTGGAGATAAATGTCTGTACCAAATTCCATGGCAATCTATTAAAGACTGCAAGATATCAGTCTTGAGCAGACTGAGGCTGCCAAACAAGACGAGTTAAGATTACACACATATCCCATAAAATGTTTACTGGTGAAACGCAGCGAAAtaagaatatttattttatttaatcagtCTCAAAGCTTTAATGCTAAATTCTTTACAACTGAAAAGACAATCCCGGATTAATGTCATTTTAAGCGAAGTTGGTGTCAAGCAACACTTAAGATGTATaagaatattttaatattaaaggGTTACAGGAGAAGTTTAATCTGAGATTCCTGACCTTTGATGTCTGACAACGAGCCAGACAGATAAATCATGACGGCAGAGATTGTATTGCTCCTAATAGCTAAGCTGGCAAAGCTGTGGTGAACCACAATTTAAGGTTAAAACAGCTGAGGGGGGTCGGGGGGTGGTGACAGTGGGGTGTTGTCTTAGAGGAACcaagaaacaaaacatttaaaaaataataccaCAGACAGACACCGGCACGTGCTTAAAGCACAGTGACACTCCAGTGAAATCCCCTGCTGCCAGATAAGTCCAGATCAGGAGGCTGAGGCAGCTCTTTTAATGCTATTAAAGAGCATCTTCCAATGTCAGCATGGAGTCTGGGCATTGACCCCGATCCTTGAAGCGGATCGTCAAAAAAACACTTCATCTGTGGGACGCATCAAACTTCCTTGCATTGATTTGCAGGATGTGAGAGGTCGTCAGCTAAGGTAAACACAAGTGTCACTACCTCACAACAAGAAGCAGGAATATAATGGGAAGATCGCTGGAATCATACCAGAGCACAGACCTGTCAAAGGGAACAAGAAattcaaagaaacaaacaaagtctTTGGATGTGAAACACAATTCATCTTTCCTCAGGggagaaaaacaaattgtaCAAATCATCAGTTGTGCCAGCAGCTatctctctgctctctttctGTGCAGTTCTGTGAGTTCtatgaaaaacacacttttgttCGTTTGCCTTTGATTTCAGAAGGACATTCTGAAAAATCCCCCGATGCTTTAATcagtatgtgtgcgtgtgtctgtgtatatgtcTGTGCATGGATGTGGGAGCATATATCTATCTGAACAGCTTCTCTTAATCTGCCTGGTGGCACAGGATGACAGAGAGTCTGCAGGGTGTAGACAAAATAACATCGGCAAAGGGGACACAATCACATATACTAACTAAATTATAAAAGTGAGATTCTGTCTAAACTCTACAGAGGTTTCAGAGTTTGTGCACAAATTGCCGGAGTCTGAAGTCTGACTTCTTTACTAAAATGTTTGACTGATCATCTACCTGTATGAAGCCACGGTGGAGGAAATGCACCAAAATTACACTGTGGGTTCCGGCAGGGAAGCAGCGTTTCTAGTCAGAAAAATACACAccaagctgcacaaacaagTAACATTTGTGCT
The genomic region above belongs to Pleuronectes platessa chromosome 4, fPlePla1.1, whole genome shotgun sequence and contains:
- the glt1d1 gene encoding glycosyltransferase 1 domain-containing protein 1 isoform X1, producing MKLLFLACLSPQTGNHTTAERIRSYIESAGHTCELRDAAEFQSPAEVANLVSQNPPFEAALAIHLFKAARLLLDIQVPFGVVFGGTDINEDVKVKQKRVVMEQVLLKARFAVAFTDKLKEDAEMSLLSQGSKIYVQPQGIQTYVTDKFSWTEFLRSSGVSTEHADELRVFLLVCGLRRVKDPLYLVKVFSEWHCENPLNVLIIIGPKIDPVFTVELEAVVQRTAGVFLAQERSQQELHAAMKRCFAMVNSSISEGMSAAILEAMDLGVPVLARDIPGNSAVVQHEFTGLLYSSPKEFVHQAQRLLSDDELRERVVHNGKLYVEEHHSLKQERETYQRLVDILH